In the Colletotrichum lupini chromosome 4, complete sequence genome, GCCGTCTGGTACGCGAGGGACGGAAACGCATCTTTATTGCTGTTGAGGGGATTTACAGCATGGATGGGGACGTGGCGCCGCTCAAGAAAGTGGTTGAGTGTGTTGAACGGCTGCTTCCCCGCGGCAACGGCCTGATTATTGTTGACGAGGCGCATTCGACGGGGCTTCTTGGATCAAGAGGGCGAGGGCTCGTTTGTCAGCTTGGTCTTGAGGATCGGGTGTGGGCTCGAGTACACACGTTCGGCAAGGCGATGAGTTGCTCAGGGGGTATGTTCAATATATTACAGCCCGGGTTCTTCCTCTGCTTAAAGCTTACTCTGAAACAGCAATCATCTTATGCTCCCACATCACTCGGTCATACCTCATCAACTACGCCCGGAGTCTCATCTACACCACCGCCATGCCCTTCACGTCTCTGGCAAGTATCAAGACGGCGTACGACTTCATCGCAAACGGGCACTCTGAACCACTCCTTCGCCATCTCTGGTCCCTCGTCAGCCAGACAAACGAACTTTTGCTAATGATGCTGGAACGTCACCGGCCTGATAGAAACCTGATGCACCTGGCACCTGGGAAGCCGAGATCGCCCATCATACCGCTCTTCACATCGGATCCTCGGGGCCTGGCACAGCACTGCCAGAGGCGGGGATTCATGCTGAGGCCGATTGTTGCGCCTACTGTCCCGGTGGGAAGCGAGCGTGTCAGGATCTGCCTCCATGCCGGAAACTCTGTCGATGAGGTGGAAGGTTTGGTGTCTGCCATTGAGGGTTGGCTGGTTGCTCAACCGACGCATCAAGGGCAATTCTTTGACAATGCCCTGATAGGACAACCTGGACCGCCAAAGTCGCGGCTTTAGAATACATTTGAGGGTCAAGCGTAGATATCAGTGTCGAGTCAAAAGCACAGCTCTGGGCATTGAAAACTGTAACATTGATAATTTTCTCTCCAAGGACGGACATATCTCGACTTTGCTTCTGCAAGCTTAAGCCAAAAGGAACTGCCCGAGACATACCACCACCGTAGCTGACAGCACTCCAGTGATTCCGTACCCCATGCTGGAAGCAGAACCAACCCGAGGAGGTGCACTAGGAGGAGTAGAGTTGGTCCCGTTTCTGCCTCCCATACCTCCTCTGCCTCCTCCCTTACCCCCGCCTCCTCCGGGCGTTGGCATTGTCTCGTTCTTGCGTCCCTTACCGCCGCCCTTACCACCGCCCTTGccacctccttctcctccaccATGCTTCGGGGCATCAGGGCTCGTACCGTTCTTATGTCCCATGCCCTTCCCTTTGCCTTTGCCTTTACCACCACCTTTGCCGCCGCCCTCTCCTCCGCCGTGCTTAGTGCCATTGCGTTTGTTCCCATGCTCTGACTCCATCTCCATCTGCTTGCCAGACATGGACTCGCCCATGTTCATACCGGCACCACTACCAGCAGCTGGAGCCTTGGCAGGCTGCCCAGCCGGCGGCGCCGTAGCTCCGGACACCTTTTGCAAATTCACAGACGCCTTCTGCGCATCCGACGCAGGCGTCTCGATGAAGGGAATCATGGGCGCCAACATGGCGCAGTTATCCTGCTGCGCGGCGGGCATGCCCTCCATCGTTCCCGTATTATTCTGGAACAGCAGCCTCTGCTTCCCGTCGACGGTCCACGCCGCCCACACCGGCATACCCGCCTGGATCTTCGCGGCGTTGGGGTCGAGGCTGCGGACGAAGCTGGCCCAGTAGGCCTGCGTCAGTGGCACGATGGGCGCATTGGTAGTCGAGTAGCTCTTTGGCGGGGCGCCGTCCGTGTTGTTGGGACCAAAGACGCCGTTGAGCTCGACGGTGTGGTAGGCGCCGAAGCCCTGGGCCTCCTGCTCGTCGTCGAGAGGCCCGTAGCGGTAGTTGAAGGTCGTCACGCCGTCGCGAGCCATGGCGTCTTGGAAGATTTTCGTGATACAGTGCGCCCTGTAGTCGCCGTGGGCGGTCGCGAGCTGGCGCCAGAGTTTCCCTGAGTTGGGGAAAACTGGCTGCGGCTTGTCGAGATAGGTTTCCTTGAGGAGGGCGAGGGAGGCGTTGCTAAGGGACTGCGTGGCCTGGTTGTTCATGTTCTTGAAGGCCTCCTCGACGGTGTCGGTCTTTTGGGGCACGTTCTTGGTCCCCTCGTCGGTGCAGGTTCCCGCGATGGTGGGGACCTTGAGATATTTCCCCTCGGCGAAGCGTTGCAGCGTCGGCGCCTTGACGAGGTCGCCATCGAGGTTGGGGTTGAACTGGCAGTCCTCCGTCTGCAGGGCCGTCGCGTTGAGGCCGCGGAGACAGGCGAGGGAGTCAGCTTGCTTGTTGCAGCCGGTGGCGTTGGTTAGGCAGTTGTACTGTTCCTGGCCTTGCTCGAGGGTGCGGACGGTAGCGACGGAGACCGATTCCATAATGGCTCCCTTGATCAGACCCGGGTCGTTGTCTCCAAAGGCCGCTAGAAGCATGGCTACTGAGGTCGCGCCGGCGGAGTCGCCTACGGCAACCATCTGATCTGGGTTTCCTCCGAACTTTTCAAGGTCAGTTAGCAAAGAGGGAGAAAACGAGATGGTTTGGAAGAAAGCTCACAGCAGCGGCGTGTTGCTCCAGCCATTTCAGCCCTTGGATCTGGTCCTTGAGGCCGTTGTTCATACTCGCGCCAGCCTCCACCTCCTTGCTCTGCAAGAAACCATAGGGCCCTGTAGTGAATATTAGCCCCTTCTCTGCGACTTCGTGATGCGGTGCGACATGATTCATTGTTCAATCACATACCAACTCTATAGTTCACCTGAACGACTAGCATGTTCCCGAACCTGGCCAGATCGCTGCCGTTGAAGTTGGCGTTGGAAAGAGACTGAAACCCGCCGCCTTGGATGAAGTACATGACTGGCAACTTGGACTCCGGTGTCGCGTTCGATGGCGCAAAGATGTTGACATAGAGACAGTCTTCGTCCGTCGTGAAGCGCTTGTTCGGCTTCATGGTGAAGTCTGAGGCACTTCGGGCTAGACATATCGGGCGGAACTGGCAGAATCGTTAGCAAATCAAAGCCACTATCCCACACCTTGGAAAAACGTCTTTACATTCGAAGCATCGACAACATCAGTCGTGTTCGGGGGATCAACCGGTGCCGCGAACCGGAGCTGACCCACAGGCGGCGCAGCAAACCGGACGCCCAGCCAGCGAGTCGCACCGCCCTGCTCGGCGACTCCTTGGACTTTGGTGTAGCCAAGGTCTACAAGCGGGTCAACCGCCTGGACCTGGCCGATGATTGCGGCCGAAAGAAGAGAAACGAGGGATTTGGTTAGGGAAGGCATTATTACAGAAGTGACAGACTTAGATTAAAATGATAATAGGAACAGACTAAACACAATCATCACCAATAACTAATCACAGCCAAGGAGAGAATTCGACCATCATCCGAAGAAAGAGACTGAGCGGTCTTGTCATCTGTTATAGGGTCATTGGGACTGAGCTTGAATTAGACCAGACCAGACTGACAGCCCCGAAACCGAAACCAGACCGGAGTATTTTGTTGACTCGAGGGCCATCCTCTGCACCCGGCTTGCCAGCTTCGAGGGCTTTTGAAAGCTTCTCCGGACTGTCCGCAGGTTTGGAGTTTGGGTGCGGGGGTTTCAGAATCGGGTCTTTGAAGCGAACTTGTCGCGAATGTCGTGTTCCAGAACGACGAACTCTATTCGGAGGAAATATTTCAAGATGGACATATGATCCCCAGGCAGGGTTCTCATTCTCCGTAGCCGAGGGCAGAAGAGAGCACCCCTCTTTACCATGGCAAGTCTAACAGCACCCTTTAAACTGCCGCGGTCATCCTCCGCGGCCGGGGTATCATCCGCACGTTTAGAGTTTTTCGTCGCAACAATACCCTGTTTCCCCTTTTCACGCCATTGCATCATCCATGCTGCTCAGATGCATACTCTTTAGGATGACAAGATTCATAAGATGAACGCTCCTTGGCAGACGGTTTCAGTGGGATCGAATAAGACGAGATGCTTTTCTCTCATCATGTCAGCCACTCTTGACTCTGCATGTTCTCCTAGACCGCTTTAGGAAACGTCGTATCATTTGCCTTGCCGACTGCCTGGTAAGTTATACATGAATCCATGACACCGCAATCTTCTATCCACATAGGTTGCAATTGCGACGGCCGAGGTTGTAGTCGCTATCCGTTGGGTGTGCCATTCCGATCTTTCGGCACCAACCGGCCGTTCGGCGTGAACCATCCAATCTATTAGCATGGCAGTATCAATGACAATTGGTGTAACAAGACTGTAGTCTGTGTATTCAACGTGACCAGATAGTTGTACAGGGGTGCTATTTACAGCTGAATTATGTACAATAGAAGATGATATAGAGATGTAAGTTGTTTGGGAGGTAATTATTCATAAAGCGAACTCGCTTTTTACTCGTAGACATAGCAGAACGGAGATCCTCCGACAGTGTTCATCAGGTCTCTGAGCTTGGCCGATCCGCCAATGGGAGCAATGTCAATTAGATCATCCAAAGTGGCGTTCGCGCTCGGCGGGTTGTTTTGCAATGTCCTGGTGCCAAAGATATCCTTCAGAAAAGCAATTGTTAGTATTTTCTCAATTAGGATGCAAGTAAGACTTCAAAGCTTCTTTGATGGGGGTTCCGACATACCTGTCTGTTGGCAAAGTCAAGCATCTGCCAAATCCAGTAGACGCGGTCGATTTGGGCGTGGTGCAGGAAGAAGGCGGGCTCGCCGGGAGAAATGAAGGGATCCGCGCCGGGGTCGCCTATACGCAAAGTCAGTTGCCGTCGAAGCCAAGATCTGCGCAAAAgtcttttaaaaacttaccTCCTATCGTGTAGTGGCCTCCTCCGTGAATGCCGACCTCGCTGCCGGGCGTATACCTGTCATCACCCTGCATAACCGCCTGAAACCACTCAATGTTGTCGTTACCGAGGATCAACTCGGTGGTATTCCGCAGCGAAGAGTATCGGGCAGCAATGTGCTTGTTGAGGTCACGCTTCAGGCAGCGAGGGTGGTCATCGGTCGGCTTATCGACGGTCAGCGGCGTCGTGGTGCCGTACTGCCACAGCAGCCGGGGCCCGACGTGGACAACCATATCGGAGAAGGGTCCGGTCTCGACGCAGCCGCCGCCCGAGCCGGGCTCGAGGATGATGGTGGTGTTGGTGAAGCTCTGGAGGAGGTGCATGCCCTCGTGCTCGATGGCTGCGCCGTTGCTTCCCATGGAGGTCTCCGAGCCGTCGAAGACGGGCGACTTAGCTGGGTCTTCAACGTCGAAACCCCATTCCCAGTAGGGGAAGGTTCCTGTTACGCGGGCAATTAGATTGGAGTTTTAACCCTGTGGATGAATCGAAAAGTGCTAACCGGTGTAGCCGCAAACGTTGCGGAGGTTTTCCTCGTATGTCCATGTGAAATATCTGTGCCAAAGGAGGAAGTTCGCCTGGATAGTCCCACTCAGTCAGCCCCATTGAATTTCCGAGTAGTACCCGTCTT is a window encoding:
- a CDS encoding aminotransferase class I and II, producing MTLIGKSLGKYPTTKLISTMPASDRLDKVYAALLARRESKSQLRRLTLVPAGSADFSSNAYLSLSTHPEVQARYLSRIKAHLEPSTSQSPSPSRTIDAGDGSATTKLNGNGNGNGKSQTHGASLLGSGGSRLLDGNVSLAESLERDIAAFHRGPAGLLFNSGFDANVGLFSCAPQPGDIIVYDELIHASVHDGMKLSRAEKKIAFAHNTVDPAEAQQQWPQSLSEVLSRLTDGEEGRLVREGRKRIFIAVEGIYSMDGDVAPLKKVVECVERLLPRGNGLIIVDEAHSTGLLGSRGRGLVCQLGLEDRVWARVHTFGKAMSCSGAIILCSHITRSYLINYARSLIYTTAMPFTSLASIKTAYDFIANGHSEPLLRHLWSLVSQTNELLLMMLERHRPDRNLMHLAPGKPRSPIIPLFTSDPRGLAQHCQRRGFMLRPIVAPTVPVGSERVRICLHAGNSVDEVEGLVSAIEGWLVAQPTHQGQFFDNALIGQPGPPKSRL
- a CDS encoding carboxylesterase, which encodes MPSLTKSLVSLLSAAIIGQVQAVDPLVDLGYTKVQGVAEQGGATRWLGVRFAAPPVGQLRFAAPVDPPNTTDVVDASNFRPICLARSASDFTMKPNKRFTTDEDCLYVNIFAPSNATPESKLPVMYFIQGGGFQSLSNANFNGSDLARFGNMLVVQVNYRVGPYGFLQSKEVEAGASMNNGLKDQIQGLKWLEQHAAAFGGNPDQMVAVGDSAGATSVAMLLAAFGDNDPGLIKGAIMESVSVATVRTLEQGQEQYNCLTNATGCNKQADSLACLRGLNATALQTEDCQFNPNLDGDLVKAPTLQRFAEGKYLKVPTIAGTCTDEGTKNVPQKTDTVEEAFKNMNNQATQSLSNASLALLKETYLDKPQPVFPNSGKLWRQLATAHGDYRAHCITKIFQDAMARDGVTTFNYRYGPLDDEQEAQGFGAYHTVELNGVFGPNNTDGAPPKSYSTTNAPIVPLTQAYWASFVRSLDPNAAKIQAGMPVWAAWTVDGKQRLLFQNNTGTMEGMPAAQQDNCAMLAPMIPFIETPASDAQKASVNLQKVSGATAPPAGQPAKAPAAGSGAGMNMGESMSGKQMEMESEHGNKRNGTKHGGGEGGGKGGGKGKGKGKGMGHKNGTSPDAPKHGGGEGGGKGGGKGGGKGRKNETMPTPGGGGGKGGGRGGMGGRNGTNSTPPSAPPRVGSASSMGYGITGVLSATVVVCLGQFLLA
- a CDS encoding tyrosinase central domain-containing protein is translated as MAVLKHCVWLLFAAGNAALTSAKTTTHNFTQTAIDNGVALTQLSAQALEASKALNQRMGINSTCTPDKLRVRKEWRTIPAEERKAYVAAVKCLQSSPNLLNATELPSAKSLYDDFVLTHLNQTGMIHITANFLLWHRYFTWTYEENLRNVCGYTGTFPYWEWGFDVEDPAKSPVFDGSETSMGSNGAAIEHEGMHLLQSFTNTTIILEPGSGGGCVETGPFSDMVVHVGPRLLWQYGTTTPLTVDKPTDDHPRCLKRDLNKHIAARYSSLRNTTELILGNDNIEWFQAVMQGDDRYTPGSEVGIHGGGHYTIGGDPGADPFISPGEPAFFLHHAQIDRVYWIWQMLDFANRQDIFGTRTLQNNPPSANATLDDLIDIAPIGGSAKLRDLMNTVGGSPFCYVYE